A genomic window from Euzebya rosea includes:
- the hemC gene encoding hydroxymethylbilane synthase — protein sequence MLRIATRRSALAVAQATQTAQLITQRTGQQVELVPMSSTGDDNPEARIDTLVAGGDVKGLFVDSIRQAVLDKDCHLAVHSYKDVPTEPHPDLVVAAVPGREDPRDLLVSPKGWTFGNLPATAIVGTSSARRKMQLLRAKPGLQVLPIRGNLDTRLRKLVDGEFEAIVVALAGLKRLYTSPERGGIGALQLPLAAVPLEPGEMVPAPAQGAIAIECRADDARTASLLEAVDHLPSHRAVSAERAYLNALGAGCTTPAGALCSLTGMGGLEVIGMLGDERNRRVLRRSTSGGFDQAEEIGRRLAGEMLEMMPT from the coding sequence GTGCTCCGAATCGCCACCCGGCGGTCGGCCCTGGCCGTCGCCCAGGCCACCCAGACCGCCCAGCTGATCACCCAGCGCACCGGCCAGCAGGTCGAGCTCGTGCCGATGTCGTCCACCGGTGACGACAACCCCGAGGCACGCATCGACACCCTCGTCGCCGGCGGTGACGTGAAGGGCCTGTTCGTCGACTCGATCCGGCAGGCCGTGCTGGACAAGGACTGCCACCTGGCCGTGCACTCCTACAAGGACGTGCCGACCGAACCCCATCCCGACCTGGTCGTGGCCGCCGTGCCCGGCCGTGAGGACCCCCGCGACCTGCTGGTCTCGCCGAAGGGCTGGACCTTCGGCAACCTGCCGGCCACCGCGATCGTGGGCACCTCCTCGGCGCGTCGGAAGATGCAGCTGCTGCGCGCCAAGCCGGGCCTGCAGGTCCTGCCGATCCGCGGGAACCTCGACACGCGGCTGCGCAAGCTCGTCGACGGCGAGTTCGAGGCCATCGTCGTGGCCCTCGCAGGGCTGAAGCGCCTCTACACCTCCCCCGAACGCGGTGGGATCGGCGCGCTGCAGCTGCCGCTGGCCGCCGTCCCGCTGGAACCCGGCGAGATGGTGCCGGCCCCCGCGCAGGGCGCCATCGCCATCGAGTGCCGCGCCGACGACGCCCGGACCGCCTCGTTGCTCGAGGCCGTCGACCACCTGCCCAGCCATCGGGCCGTCAGCGCCGAGCGGGCCTACCTGAACGCGCTCGGGGCCGGCTGCACCACACCCGCCGGGGCCCTGTGCTCCCTGACGGGCATGGGTGGCCTCGAGGTCATCGGGATGCTCGGCGACGAACGCAACCGCCGCGTGCTGCGCCGGTCCACCTCCGGTGGCTTCGACCAGGCCGAGGAGATCGGCCGGCGGTTGGCCGGCGAGATGCTGGAGATGATGCCCACGTGA
- the hemL gene encoding glutamate-1-semialdehyde 2,1-aminomutase: protein MSTTPASVPVSESLFARAEAVIPGGVNSPVRAFRGVGGTPRFMAKGEGPRVTDEDGRTYIDYVMSWGPLILGHSHPDVVAAAIEATRSGSSYGAPTRGEVELAEEIVDRIPGVDQVRCVSSGTEATMSAIRIGRGFTGRDKIIKFAGHYHGHGDALLVEAGSGVATLGLPNSPGVTAGATGDTIVVPWNDRAAVTAAFEAHGDDIALIICEPVAANMGVVPAADGYHQFLRDITREHGALLLVDEVMTGFRLARGGATELLGLDPDLIAFGKVVGGGFPLAAFGGRREIMSQLAPVGPVYQAGTLSGNPVAVAAGLTQLRLLDADAYARLDALADRLVRGLLGAFADADVPACIQRAGNLFGLFFTGSPVTDYDGAKAADHDRYGRFFHGMLAEGHYLPPSGYEAMFVSTAHTEDDIDATVAAAARVAATLAG from the coding sequence GTGTCCACCACCCCTGCTTCAGTGCCCGTGTCCGAGTCGTTGTTCGCCCGCGCCGAGGCCGTGATCCCCGGCGGGGTGAACTCACCCGTTCGCGCCTTCCGCGGCGTCGGCGGCACCCCACGGTTCATGGCGAAGGGGGAGGGCCCCCGCGTCACCGACGAGGACGGCCGCACCTACATCGACTACGTCATGTCATGGGGGCCGCTCATCCTCGGCCACAGCCACCCGGACGTGGTCGCCGCCGCCATCGAGGCCACCCGCTCCGGATCCTCCTACGGGGCGCCGACCCGCGGTGAGGTGGAGCTCGCCGAGGAGATCGTCGACCGCATCCCCGGCGTCGACCAGGTCCGCTGCGTCTCCTCGGGGACCGAGGCGACGATGAGCGCCATCCGCATCGGCCGCGGGTTCACCGGACGGGACAAGATCATCAAGTTCGCCGGCCACTACCACGGCCACGGCGACGCGCTCCTGGTCGAGGCCGGCAGCGGCGTGGCCACCCTCGGCCTGCCCAACTCACCGGGCGTGACCGCAGGCGCGACCGGCGACACCATCGTCGTGCCGTGGAACGACCGTGCGGCCGTCACCGCCGCCTTCGAGGCACACGGCGACGACATCGCCCTGATCATCTGCGAGCCGGTCGCCGCCAACATGGGCGTCGTCCCCGCCGCGGACGGCTACCACCAGTTCCTGCGCGACATCACCCGCGAACACGGTGCCCTGCTGCTGGTCGACGAGGTCATGACCGGGTTCCGGCTGGCCCGGGGCGGTGCCACCGAGCTGCTGGGCCTCGACCCCGACCTGATCGCCTTCGGCAAGGTCGTCGGGGGCGGCTTCCCCCTCGCCGCGTTCGGCGGACGGCGCGAGATCATGTCGCAGCTGGCCCCCGTCGGCCCCGTCTACCAAGCAGGCACCCTCAGCGGGAACCCGGTGGCGGTCGCGGCGGGCCTGACCCAGCTGCGCCTGCTCGACGCCGACGCCTACGCACGGCTGGATGCCCTCGCCGACCGGCTTGTCCGCGGGCTCCTCGGCGCGTTCGCCGACGCCGACGTCCCCGCCTGCATCCAGCGGGCCGGCAACCTGTTCGGGCTGTTCTTCACCGGTTCGCCGGTCACCGACTACGACGGGGCCAAGGCGGCCGATCACGACCGCTACGGCCGGTTCTTCCACGGCATGCTCGCCGAGGGGCACTACCTGCCGCCGTCGGGCTACGAGGCCATGTTCGTCTCGACCGCCCACACCGAGGACGACATCGACGCCACGGTCGCGGCAGCGGCCCGCGTCGCGGCCACCCTTGCCGGATAG
- a CDS encoding aldo/keto reductase, whose amino-acid sequence MRYRQLAPGIDVSEVGFGNWTVTTGWWGDYTREESLRLHREAFDHGITFFDTSDAYAEGYAEEVLGEAIAPIRDEVVIATKFGYDITSDHQRVGQQERAHRTDVGYISQRLDDSLKRLGVDTIDFYQLHNPRMAHIDADDLWAFLEDAKEAGKIRAYGVALGPKIGWLEEGVHAMRTRDVHGMQMIFNMLEQSPGKELLEVAEETGRTMIVRVPHSSGMLEGNLTADHVFPKNDHRRHRPRSWLIEGVQKVATLDFLTEAGGGTGMTLGQAALKWVLSHDRCVTTLPNIYGSEQIAEFAAAPDKRDLTAEELDRIQALYDDNFGVVPEGLPDTDKVNGGVGS is encoded by the coding sequence ATGCGCTACCGCCAGCTTGCACCAGGAATCGATGTCTCCGAGGTCGGGTTCGGGAACTGGACCGTCACCACCGGGTGGTGGGGGGACTACACCCGTGAGGAGTCGCTGCGCCTGCACCGCGAGGCCTTCGACCACGGCATCACGTTCTTCGACACCTCCGACGCCTACGCCGAGGGGTACGCCGAGGAGGTGCTGGGCGAGGCCATCGCGCCGATCCGTGACGAGGTCGTCATCGCGACCAAGTTCGGCTACGACATCACGTCGGACCACCAGCGAGTCGGACAGCAGGAGCGGGCCCACCGCACCGATGTGGGCTACATCTCCCAGCGGCTGGACGACTCGTTGAAGCGCCTGGGGGTCGACACGATCGACTTCTACCAGCTGCACAACCCGCGGATGGCCCACATCGACGCCGACGACCTGTGGGCGTTCCTCGAGGACGCCAAGGAGGCCGGCAAGATCCGCGCCTACGGCGTGGCGCTCGGCCCCAAGATCGGCTGGCTGGAGGAGGGTGTGCACGCGATGCGCACCCGGGACGTCCACGGCATGCAGATGATCTTCAACATGCTGGAGCAGTCGCCGGGCAAGGAGCTGCTGGAGGTCGCGGAGGAGACCGGCCGGACGATGATCGTCCGGGTCCCCCACTCCTCGGGGATGCTGGAGGGCAACCTCACCGCCGACCACGTGTTCCCCAAGAACGACCACCGCCGCCACCGTCCCCGCTCGTGGCTGATCGAGGGTGTCCAGAAGGTCGCCACGCTCGACTTCCTGACCGAGGCTGGTGGCGGTACCGGCATGACGCTGGGCCAGGCCGCGCTGAAGTGGGTGCTGTCCCACGACCGCTGCGTCACCACGCTTCCCAACATCTACGGCAGCGAGCAGATCGCGGAGTTCGCCGCTGCCCCCGACAAGCGCGACCTGACGGCCGAGGAGCTCGACCGGATCCAGGCGCTGTACGACGACAACTTCGGGGTGGTCCCCGAGGGCCTGCCCGACACCGACAAGGTCAACGGCGGCGTCGGCAGCTGA
- a CDS encoding DEAD/DEAH box helicase codes for MSRADVARVLGPVFTDRGQRYAADGRVLDAAWNPSDLSLFGTVRGSAGRLYEATAVWRVHRGREQFVGGECTCPMQRDCKHVAAVALIGGMTANGRSTGGASGPRAEWDRALDAWTLGEDVADADVVPLGLLVSVGDHGRVGMRLVKPSGRGWVTGTLEWRSISTWSGSRWGQAETFEAEHVRIAKAIHALSAVTSQFGAYSSAARDLDLAEFPHPQLWALLAAGAEAGMVLRTGQAGAQGVALLPPHAAEVRVDVTDTPDGSRLLTPSVWAGEARRTPLAAVGDPAHGMVVAPEPGEDVGLVLAPLARTAPMTLCRAAIAGSRVAVPPADRDRFATDGYLRLQRLVRVTSSDGSFAPPTIGPPTLLLRIDPERADLLRTEWLVRYRIDDNPSDSPLVDGHGAPWRDPDAENALLADLRPLLGDLPASTEVHGEAAVDLATRVVPALEAHPAVAVEVLGDGLPDYRDVDGSVEVHLATRLAPEERDWFDLDVSLSVDGRSVLLGTVFTALADGRTRLVLPDGAHLSLRTPELEQLRELIEEATALQERQAGQLRVSRYQVDLWEQLSTLGVVTAQAEEWRAQVEALADLAALAGPDGTEAVVADVDVPGGFRGTMRPYQREGLAWLSFLMDHRLGGILADDMGLGKTLQALAVMCRAREADPATGPFLVLAPASVVHGWAHEAATFTPGLDVRTVGATLDTLGTTAAAVADGADVVITSYTRFRLDAEAYGQVAWAGLLLDEAQAVKNPRSKLYGCVRRLRVPFALAITGTPMENDLMELWSLLSITAPGLFPNPSTFKEVYATPIQRNRDEVRLARLRRRIRPLVLRRTKEQVAADLPPKQEQVLSVALTPAHRKVYDGWLQRERKKVLGLMGDLDEHRFTVLRSLTLLRLASLHAGLVEDRHHAVASAKLDVLVDHLHEVVEGGHRALVFSQFTSFLDLVRERLDAEGIDHVHLDGSTRNRRAVVRSFTEGDAPVFTISLKAGGVGLNLTEADYCFLLDPWWNPATEAQAVDRAHRIGQTRRVMVYRLIAAGTIEEKVLDLSQRKAALFDGVMDGGQSFGSRLTAEDIAALLG; via the coding sequence ATGTCCCGGGCCGATGTCGCCCGGGTGCTGGGACCCGTCTTCACCGACCGGGGCCAGCGGTACGCCGCCGACGGACGGGTGCTCGACGCTGCCTGGAACCCCTCGGACCTGTCGCTGTTCGGGACGGTCCGCGGAAGTGCCGGACGCCTGTACGAGGCGACCGCGGTCTGGCGGGTGCACCGGGGCCGTGAGCAGTTCGTCGGCGGCGAGTGCACCTGCCCGATGCAGCGCGACTGCAAGCACGTGGCCGCCGTCGCGCTGATCGGCGGCATGACCGCGAACGGCAGGTCGACCGGTGGCGCGTCCGGTCCGCGGGCGGAGTGGGACCGGGCGCTGGACGCCTGGACCCTCGGCGAGGACGTGGCCGACGCCGACGTCGTCCCCCTCGGCCTGCTGGTGTCGGTCGGGGACCACGGACGGGTCGGCATGCGGCTGGTCAAGCCCAGCGGGCGCGGATGGGTCACCGGCACGCTCGAGTGGCGGTCGATCTCGACGTGGTCGGGGTCGCGCTGGGGGCAGGCAGAGACCTTCGAGGCCGAGCACGTCCGCATCGCGAAGGCCATCCATGCGCTGTCGGCGGTGACGTCGCAGTTCGGCGCCTACAGCTCGGCCGCCCGGGACCTCGACCTGGCCGAGTTCCCCCATCCCCAGCTGTGGGCGCTGCTGGCGGCCGGTGCCGAGGCCGGCATGGTCCTGCGCACCGGTCAGGCAGGTGCGCAGGGAGTTGCCCTGCTGCCACCCCACGCGGCGGAGGTGCGTGTCGACGTCACCGACACCCCCGACGGGTCCCGCCTGCTGACCCCGTCGGTCTGGGCCGGCGAGGCCCGGCGCACCCCGCTGGCGGCCGTGGGCGATCCCGCCCATGGCATGGTCGTGGCCCCCGAACCGGGCGAGGACGTCGGGCTGGTCCTTGCCCCGCTGGCCCGCACCGCGCCGATGACCCTCTGCCGGGCTGCCATCGCCGGCAGCCGCGTCGCCGTCCCGCCGGCCGACCGCGACCGGTTCGCCACCGACGGGTACCTGCGGCTGCAGCGCCTGGTCCGCGTGACGTCCAGCGACGGGTCCTTCGCGCCGCCCACGATCGGCCCGCCGACGCTCCTGCTGCGCATCGACCCCGAACGTGCCGACCTGCTGCGGACCGAATGGCTGGTCCGGTACCGCATCGACGACAACCCCAGCGACAGCCCGCTCGTCGACGGCCACGGGGCCCCGTGGCGCGACCCGGACGCGGAGAATGCGCTGCTGGCCGACCTGCGCCCGCTGCTGGGCGACCTCCCCGCGTCGACCGAGGTCCACGGCGAGGCCGCGGTGGACCTGGCGACCCGAGTCGTCCCGGCGCTGGAGGCCCACCCGGCGGTCGCGGTGGAGGTCCTCGGTGACGGCCTGCCCGACTACCGCGACGTGGACGGATCGGTCGAGGTGCACCTCGCGACCCGCCTCGCACCGGAGGAACGCGACTGGTTCGACCTCGACGTGTCACTGTCCGTCGACGGCCGGTCGGTCCTGCTCGGCACGGTCTTCACCGCCCTCGCCGACGGCCGGACACGGCTCGTCCTGCCCGACGGGGCCCACCTGTCCTTGCGCACACCGGAGCTGGAGCAGCTGCGGGAGCTGATCGAGGAGGCCACCGCGCTGCAGGAGCGGCAGGCCGGCCAGCTTCGCGTCAGCCGCTACCAGGTCGACCTGTGGGAGCAGCTGTCGACCCTCGGGGTCGTCACCGCACAGGCCGAGGAGTGGCGAGCCCAGGTGGAGGCGCTGGCCGACCTGGCGGCGCTGGCCGGTCCGGACGGGACGGAGGCCGTCGTCGCCGACGTCGACGTGCCCGGTGGGTTCCGGGGCACGATGCGTCCCTACCAGCGGGAGGGCCTCGCGTGGCTGTCGTTCCTGATGGACCACCGGCTGGGTGGGATCCTGGCCGACGACATGGGGCTGGGCAAGACCCTCCAGGCGCTCGCCGTGATGTGTCGGGCGCGCGAGGCCGACCCGGCGACGGGGCCGTTCCTGGTCCTTGCCCCCGCATCGGTCGTCCACGGGTGGGCCCACGAGGCTGCGACGTTCACACCCGGGCTCGACGTGCGCACCGTCGGCGCGACGCTGGACACGCTGGGCACGACGGCCGCAGCGGTGGCCGACGGCGCCGACGTCGTCATCACCAGCTACACGCGCTTCCGCCTGGACGCCGAGGCCTACGGGCAGGTCGCCTGGGCGGGCCTGCTGCTCGACGAGGCGCAGGCGGTCAAGAACCCCCGATCCAAGCTGTACGGCTGCGTTCGCCGCCTGCGGGTCCCCTTCGCGCTGGCCATCACCGGCACGCCGATGGAGAACGACCTGATGGAACTGTGGTCGCTGCTGTCCATCACCGCTCCCGGCCTGTTCCCCAACCCGTCGACCTTCAAGGAGGTCTACGCCACACCGATCCAGCGCAACCGGGACGAGGTACGGCTGGCCCGCCTGCGACGCCGCATCAGGCCGCTGGTCCTGCGCCGGACGAAGGAGCAGGTCGCCGCCGACCTGCCGCCGAAGCAGGAGCAGGTCCTGTCCGTCGCGCTGACGCCCGCGCACCGCAAGGTCTACGACGGCTGGCTGCAGCGGGAACGCAAGAAGGTGCTGGGGCTGATGGGCGACCTCGACGAGCACCGCTTCACCGTCCTGCGATCCCTGACGCTCCTGCGGCTGGCCAGCCTCCATGCCGGCCTGGTCGAGGATCGCCACCACGCCGTCGCCTCGGCCAAGCTCGACGTGCTGGTCGACCACCTGCACGAGGTCGTCGAGGGCGGGCACCGTGCCCTCGTCTTCAGCCAGTTCACGAGCTTCCTGGACCTGGTGCGCGAACGGCTGGACGCCGAGGGCATCGACCACGTGCACCTCGACGGGTCCACCCGCAACCGCAGGGCCGTCGTCAGGTCGTTCACCGAGGGCGACGCCCCGGTGTTCACCATCAGCCTGAAGGCAGGCGGGGTCGGCCTGAACCTGACCGAGGCCGACTACTGCTTCCTGCTGGACCCGTGGTGGAACCCCGCCACCGAGGCGCAGGCCGTCGACCGGGCCCACCGCATCGGCCAGACCCGGCGGGTGATGGTCTACCGGCTTATCGCGGCAGGCACGATCGAGGAGAAGGTGCTGGACCTCAGCCAGCGCAAGGCCGCGCTCTTCGACGGCGTGATGGACGGGGGACAGTCCTTCGGCTCGCGGCTGACCGCGGAGGACATCGCAGCGCTGCTGGGGTGA
- a CDS encoding nuclear transport factor 2 family protein has protein sequence MSTPTHDAVEALVHALNHGDLPEILDAFTDDAVFSSDGGIASGRRELAALFDGTLEEPRPRMILRHVEQDGNVLHCRATRRFTISDGEQAIGHDVEIRCVFTVVAGAVSRVVVDPIQ, from the coding sequence ATGTCCACCCCCACCCACGATGCCGTCGAGGCGTTGGTCCATGCCCTGAACCACGGGGACCTGCCGGAGATCCTGGACGCCTTCACCGACGACGCGGTGTTCTCCTCCGACGGGGGGATCGCCAGCGGCCGACGGGAGCTCGCGGCCCTGTTCGACGGCACCCTGGAGGAACCGCGCCCCCGGATGATCCTCCGCCACGTCGAGCAGGACGGCAACGTGCTGCACTGCCGGGCCACCCGTCGGTTCACCATCTCCGACGGCGAGCAGGCGATCGGCCACGACGTGGAGATCCGGTGCGTCTTCACCGTCGTGGCAGGCGCCGTGTCGCGTGTGGTGGTCGACCCGATCCAGTGA
- the cobA gene encoding uroporphyrinogen-III C-methyltransferase, with product MTVDPSPATAVPTAAEAAFLSLGGEPAEPGTVHLVGGGPGALGLVTTRAARLLATATFVAYDRLSPPEALAVCREDAEMVYVGKLPDRHALVQEEINALLVEKAQAGEAVVRFKGGDPFVFGRGSEEAQSCVAAGVPFEVVPGVTSSIAGPAFAGVPVTHRGLSPAFAVITGHEDPTKDDTQVDYAALARFPGTLVFLMGVGRIRRIADALIAEGKSADTPVSSVRWATTPKQEQVQGTLGTIADVIESTGFSSPAVTVIGEVAGLADELGWFADRPLHGKSVVVPRTRQQASELSRRLRALGADPVEAPTIAIEPSRDPDGLLTAVERMRDGVYSWVGFTSRNGVEAVMAAIRDAGGDVRWFSDVRIAAVGSGTAEGLEAFGLRPDLLPDSFTTRGLGLALAEAADDPERPVLLPRADIASEKLSEMLTAAGVDYHEVEAYRTVPAAGLDPEVADRLRSGDVDAVALGSSSTVRNLVSLLEGRPHPDVAIVSIGPVTTATCEELGLTVAAEADPHDLDGLTDAVVRALTP from the coding sequence GTGACCGTCGATCCCTCCCCCGCCACCGCCGTCCCGACCGCTGCCGAGGCGGCGTTCCTGTCGCTGGGCGGCGAACCCGCCGAGCCCGGCACCGTGCACCTCGTCGGCGGCGGCCCCGGTGCGCTGGGGCTGGTCACCACCCGGGCGGCCCGGCTGCTGGCCACCGCGACGTTCGTCGCCTACGACCGGCTGTCCCCGCCCGAGGCGCTCGCGGTGTGCCGCGAGGACGCCGAGATGGTCTACGTCGGCAAGCTGCCCGACCGCCACGCGCTCGTGCAGGAGGAGATCAACGCCCTGCTGGTGGAGAAGGCCCAGGCCGGCGAGGCCGTCGTCCGCTTCAAGGGCGGCGATCCGTTCGTCTTCGGGCGTGGCTCGGAGGAGGCCCAGTCCTGCGTCGCTGCGGGTGTGCCGTTCGAGGTCGTGCCGGGCGTGACGTCCTCGATCGCCGGCCCCGCCTTCGCCGGGGTGCCCGTGACCCACCGAGGCCTGTCGCCGGCGTTCGCCGTGATCACCGGCCACGAGGACCCGACCAAGGACGACACCCAGGTCGACTACGCCGCGCTCGCCCGCTTCCCGGGAACCCTGGTGTTCCTCATGGGCGTCGGGCGCATCCGGCGGATCGCCGACGCGCTGATCGCCGAGGGCAAGTCCGCCGACACCCCCGTGTCCTCGGTGCGCTGGGCGACCACTCCCAAGCAGGAGCAGGTCCAGGGGACGCTCGGCACGATCGCCGACGTCATCGAGTCGACGGGCTTCTCCTCACCTGCCGTGACCGTGATCGGCGAGGTCGCCGGCCTCGCCGACGAGCTCGGCTGGTTCGCCGACCGGCCGTTGCACGGCAAGTCCGTCGTGGTGCCCCGCACCCGCCAGCAGGCCAGCGAGCTGAGCCGACGACTGCGGGCGCTGGGCGCCGATCCGGTCGAGGCCCCGACGATCGCCATCGAACCCTCCCGTGACCCCGACGGCCTGCTGACCGCCGTGGAGCGCATGCGCGACGGCGTCTACTCGTGGGTCGGGTTCACCTCCCGCAACGGCGTCGAGGCCGTGATGGCCGCCATCCGTGACGCCGGCGGCGACGTCCGCTGGTTCAGCGACGTGCGGATCGCCGCGGTCGGATCCGGAACCGCCGAGGGCCTGGAGGCCTTCGGCCTGCGTCCCGACCTGCTGCCGGACTCCTTCACCACGCGTGGGCTCGGCCTGGCGCTGGCCGAGGCAGCCGACGACCCAGAGCGGCCCGTCCTGCTGCCCCGCGCGGACATCGCCAGCGAGAAGCTGTCGGAGATGCTGACCGCCGCCGGGGTGGACTACCACGAGGTCGAGGCCTACCGGACCGTGCCGGCCGCCGGGCTGGACCCCGAGGTCGCCGACCGGCTCCGGTCCGGTGACGTCGATGCCGTCGCGCTGGGCTCCTCCTCCACCGTCCGCAACCTCGTGTCGCTGCTGGAGGGCCGTCCCCATCCCGACGTCGCCATCGTCTCCATCGGCCCGGTCACCACGGCCACCTGCGAGGAGCTCGGCCTGACCGTCGCCGCCGAGGCCGACCCCCATGACCTGGACGGCCTGACCGACGCCGTCGTGCGCGCCCTCACCCCCTGA
- a CDS encoding AIM24 family protein, producing MAGEWRPDPEGNYEYRWWDGEGWTDQVAHQGQVGVVPMGGGAPATADQPDQAQPVQAQPAQVQAQPAQVQGQPGGGGGFAGITGDLIDGRFAERDGQPVANQNGKMLRVRVGEPFMARQGSMVAYQGNVDFSFEGGGASRFIKKALTGEGLSLMRVSGQGDVFLADTATHVHLLHLNNSGLSINGKNVLAFSTSLDWNIERVKGGSIATGGLFNTTLRGSGWVAITTDGEPVVLNTAEAPTFTDTQAVVAWSAHLQTQLKSSFKAGALIGRGSGEAFQVAFSGQGFVIVQPSEGIPIPTAG from the coding sequence ATGGCCGGCGAATGGCGACCCGACCCCGAGGGCAACTACGAGTACCGGTGGTGGGACGGCGAGGGGTGGACCGACCAGGTGGCCCATCAGGGGCAGGTCGGCGTGGTGCCCATGGGTGGCGGCGCCCCGGCGACGGCCGACCAGCCCGATCAGGCCCAGCCCGTCCAGGCCCAGCCCGCGCAGGTGCAGGCCCAGCCCGCGCAGGTGCAGGGACAGCCCGGGGGTGGAGGGGGCTTCGCGGGCATCACGGGCGACCTCATCGACGGTCGCTTCGCCGAACGCGACGGCCAGCCGGTGGCCAACCAGAACGGCAAGATGCTGCGCGTCCGCGTGGGCGAGCCGTTCATGGCCCGGCAGGGCTCGATGGTGGCCTACCAGGGCAACGTCGACTTCTCCTTCGAGGGCGGCGGGGCCTCGCGGTTCATCAAGAAGGCGCTGACCGGCGAGGGCCTGTCCCTCATGCGGGTATCGGGCCAGGGTGACGTGTTCCTCGCCGACACCGCCACCCACGTGCACCTGCTGCACCTCAACAACTCCGGCCTGTCGATCAACGGCAAGAACGTCCTGGCGTTCTCCACGTCGCTGGACTGGAACATCGAGCGGGTGAAGGGTGGGTCCATCGCCACCGGCGGACTGTTCAACACCACCCTCCGCGGCTCGGGGTGGGTGGCGATCACCACCGACGGCGAGCCGGTCGTGCTCAACACCGCCGAGGCCCCCACGTTCACCGATACCCAGGCGGTCGTGGCGTGGTCGGCGCACCTCCAGACGCAGCTGAAGTCCAGCTTCAAGGCCGGTGCGCTGATCGGCCGTGGCTCTGGCGAGGCGTTCCAGGTGGCCTTCAGCGGCCAGGGCTTCGTGATCGTGCAGCCGTCGGAGGGCATTCCCATCCCGACGGCCGGCTGA
- a CDS encoding amidohydrolase family protein codes for MIDVEQLEDRDPMDMEPLAITGVRQPGSPDQPITVTVLGRRIHGVGEQPPDGVRTLDLDGGWIVPGFVDSHVHMQFSTPAEVLAGGVTTVRDLGGPPTAAQSLIGTTPLKVLIAGRILTPIGGYPSRSWGDDGTAREIASAEDAVSAVREQTGSGATVIKVALEDSEGRPLFDLETLQAIVATARESGLRTTAHCGSAAALERAIEGGVRELCHLPLHDVTPTEMQAAAAAAMVLVPTLEIRGDDPSALEALAAFREAGGEVLYGSDLGNGGTAPGIEVTEVRAMLAAGMTPEEVLRSATSDAAAYLSLDTGVIAEGLLADLVVLGGDPFEDPSRYDDVRLVLASGEIVG; via the coding sequence GTGATCGACGTCGAGCAGCTGGAGGACCGCGACCCGATGGACATGGAACCGCTCGCCATCACCGGCGTCCGGCAGCCGGGCAGCCCGGACCAGCCGATCACCGTGACGGTGCTCGGCCGCCGCATCCATGGCGTCGGCGAGCAGCCGCCCGACGGTGTGCGCACCCTCGACCTCGACGGCGGATGGATCGTGCCCGGGTTCGTCGACAGCCACGTGCACATGCAGTTCTCGACGCCCGCGGAGGTGCTCGCCGGCGGCGTCACGACCGTCCGCGACCTCGGCGGCCCGCCGACCGCAGCGCAGTCGTTGATCGGCACCACCCCGCTGAAGGTGCTGATCGCGGGGCGCATCCTCACCCCGATCGGGGGGTACCCCAGCCGATCGTGGGGCGATGACGGCACCGCCCGAGAGATCGCCAGCGCAGAGGACGCCGTCAGCGCCGTCCGCGAGCAGACCGGATCGGGGGCGACCGTGATCAAGGTGGCGCTGGAGGACTCCGAGGGTCGGCCGCTGTTCGACCTCGAGACCCTGCAGGCGATCGTGGCCACCGCCCGCGAGTCCGGCCTGCGCACCACCGCGCACTGCGGATCAGCGGCGGCCCTCGAACGCGCCATCGAGGGTGGGGTCCGCGAGCTGTGCCACCTGCCATTGCACGACGTCACCCCCACCGAGATGCAGGCCGCAGCCGCCGCCGCCATGGTGCTGGTCCCGACCCTGGAGATCCGGGGCGACGACCCCTCGGCGCTCGAAGCGCTCGCGGCCTTCCGCGAGGCCGGCGGCGAGGTGCTGTACGGCAGCGACCTCGGCAACGGCGGGACCGCCCCGGGAATCGAGGTGACCGAGGTGCGGGCGATGCTGGCAGCGGGCATGACCCCCGAGGAAGTCCTTCGCTCGGCCACATCGGACGCCGCGGCGTACCTGTCGCTGGACACGGGCGTCATCGCCGAGGGGCTGCTGGCCGACCTCGTGGTCCTCGGCGGGGACCCGTTCGAGGATCCCTCCCGCTACGACGACGTCCGGCTGGTGCTGGCCTCCGGCGAGATCGTCGGCTGA